Below is a window of Raphanus sativus cultivar WK10039 unplaced genomic scaffold, ASM80110v3 Scaffold2027, whole genome shotgun sequence DNA.
GTTTGACAACGGACGTGTGCGTGGCTgctaaatgtctcattcttctCCATAAGATGTCTACATCAGAAAGTGGACATAAAGGAGAAGGTAGTGTTCATGCGACTAGTCGTAATTTGATCTATAACCAAGGTGGCAGacatttaaaattgaataatctTAATGGGGATTCATCTCGTTTCAATAGAGAATTGTATCCATGGGTTCAATGGTAAGATTATATATGTACTGAAGTTAATTAATATACTTTTGGTTGAGATTAGAAAGATTGATGTAGATATTGACAAAAATCAGTGAAAGTTCGTATATAACTAAAAGTAgtcaaaaatgttttttgatAACTGTAGTCTAGccttaagattatttttttttttttgataaatatagtctcaagatttttttttctttttttgataaatgtaatctttaagatatttttttgttctttttgataAATGTGGTATCAAGAGTGAGTTGTTCTTTTAATAGGTACAAACAATATCTAGATTGTTACTTACACATTGGGGAGGTTTCAGGTGTTACCCCaaacataaaagaaagttcAGAAGATAAGCGTTTGGAGACTCAACGAGTCTCGTCTTATACAACAGATTGCATTTTCAAACAAATCGGTTTGTTAGTGGATCTGTTCGAAAATATTGGTGCCCGGCCAGAAACTACAATGTCGAAATCGAACAAAATAGTTATTAAGATGATAGAATTAATGGTAAAAGACTGCTTCTCGGCCATGATATTGATCAAGATAAGGTTTGAAGAATTGAACGCGAGAAAAGCTAAACGGGAGGAGATGGTTCTGGCTTTGGTGAGTCTTGAAAAGTGTAAGGAGGCTTTGAGCGACTTTTCTTGGCAACGCAAGTATTTTGTTGAAGATTTTTGGTGTTTGGTTTTGAAGTTAAAACAAGGGTGACGTTAGAAGACAAAATAAATGTTGGATGAAAAACCTAAGCTAATCGGTTAATAAACAC
It encodes the following:
- the LOC130505123 gene encoding putative clathrin assembly protein At5g65370, coding for MGKLTTLSGLLKDEASQMKLNVVHLCSSENAKTIDLALLKATTHTSYEPPSDKYVNLLQSTVDTHYGPETIAAVVQRLRLTTDVCVAAKCLILLHKMSTSESGHKGEGSVHATSRNLIYNQGGRHLKLNNLNGDSSRFNRELYPWVQWYKQYLDCYLHIGEVSGVTPNIKESSEDKRLETQRVSSYTTDCIFKQIGLLVDLFENIGARPETTMSKSNKIVIKMIELMVKDCFSAMILIKIRFEELNARKAKREEMVLALVSLEKCKEALSDFSWQRKYFVEDFWCLVLKLKQG